From a region of the Besnoitia besnoiti strain Bb-Ger1 chromosome I, whole genome shotgun sequence genome:
- a CDS encoding hypothetical protein (encoded by transcript BESB_006600) — translation MCAWSSAAERREDRTTKLLAHRFVPIPHLLPFLQPARTRRRISPKSTTTTTTTTTTTTTTTTTTTTNYYYYYYYYYYYLLLLLLLYYYYYYYYYLLLLLLLLLLTTTTTTTTTTTYYYYYYYYYYYYYYYYYYYYYYYYYYYYYYYYYYYYYYYYYYYYYYYYYYYYYYYYYYYYYYYYYYYYYYYYYYYYYYYYYYYYYYYYYYYYYYYYYYYYYYYYYYYYYYYYYYYYYYYYYYYYYYYYYYYYYYYYYYYYYYYYYYYYYYYYYYYYYYYYYYYYYYYYYYYYYYYYYYYYYYYYYYYYYYYYYYYYYYYYYYYYYYYYYYYYYYYYYYYYYYYYYYYYYYYYYYYYYYYYYYYYYYYYYYYYYYYYYYYYYYYYYYYYVVHSGAHQRVILAHSG, via the exons ATGTGCGCCTGGAGCTcagcggcagagaggcgcgaggacaGAACGACGAAGCTCTTGGCGCACCGATTCGTTCCCATACCGCATCTTTTGCCTTTTTTACAG CCTGCGCGTACGCGGCGCCGAATTTCGCCCAAGtctactactactactactactactactactactactactactactactactactactactactaactactactactactactactactactactactacttactactactactactactatactactactactactactactactacttactactactactactactactactacttactactactactactactactactactactacttactactactactactactactactactactactactactactactactactactactactactactactactactactactactactactactactactactactactactactactactactactactactactactactactactactactactactactactactactactactactactactactactactactactactactactactactactactactactactactactactactactactactactactactactactactactactactactactactactactactactactactactactactactactactactactactactactactactactactactactactactactactactactactactactactactactactactactactactactactactactactactactactactactactactactactactactactactactactactactactactactactactactactactactactactactactactactactactactactactactactactactactactactactactactactactactactactactactactactactactactactactactactactactactactactactactactactactactactactactactactactactactactactactactactactactactactactactactactactactactactactactactactactactactactactactactactactactactactactactactactactactactactactactactacgTTGTTCACAGCGGCGCACACCAGAGAGTTATACTTGCGCATTCAGGGTAA
- a CDS encoding tetratricopeptide repeat-containing protein (encoded by transcript BESB_006630) — translation MTPPACPEEPSSSACQRERHEVPQSPSAAECSSGKENEGKTQPRSADASEHKTLSSDAPEDDAEVDVARAALYFSVHTQRGSAYRRPKAQPCEREEGYKREDSAAGDGGREGECATRLQKVVDKKEFNGDEELPLAELLEVSEKEGSIDPRRVTRTDIYRRGRVPWSSSPSPSPSPAAASSAAGSGASSEREEVRDVFVLEGVFSAAECEWLRRRVEDGPQFTYWDSTGTASSQYRSAYTAEVHHPALADLIWERIKDWVIKEVTISEDDEARAERDLVGDWIACGVNPHLLFARYTDGAHFGPHTDGCTALDFNTRTLWPAVLYLNDVADGGETLVIDDAQKTEPMVRDKAGRHTADPRLIVDAVEARTGRMLLFYHTQMHEGRRVGPGASKYIIRTDVLYRRKTPLLTAPQDQDAYALWRRAELLAEEGQTDEAAALFRRSLKLSPDLAAIYGMA, via the exons ATGACGCCTCCAGCTTGCCCGGAGGAGCCAAGCTCCTCTGCCTgccagcgcgagcgacaCGAAGTGCCCcagtcgccgtccgccgcagaATGTTCCTCCGGAAAGGAGAACGAAGGTAAAACGCAGCCTCGTTCAGCTGACGCGAGCGAGCACAAAACTCTGTCAAGCGACGCGCCAGAAGACGATGCCGAAGTCGACGTCGCGCGGGCAGCTTTGTACTTCTCCGTtcacacgcagagaggcagcgcctaCCGAAGACCGAAAGCGCAGCCgtgcgagcgcgaagaaggctacaaaagagaagacagcgcAGCTGGGGACGGAGGCCGAGAGGGCGAGTGCGCCACGCGCCTCCAGAAGGTCGTGGACAAAAAGGAGTTcaacggcgacgaggagctgcCTCTGGCTGAGCTCCTTGAAGTTTCTgaaaaagaaggaagcaTCGACCCGCGGCGCGTCACGCGGACAGACATCtaccgcagagggcgcgtgCCTTGGTCATCCAgtccgtctccttcgccgtcgccggctgcggcctcctccgctgcaggcagcggcgcctcctcagagcgcgaagaagtGCGAGATGTGTTTGTGCTGGagggcgtcttctccgccgcggagtgCGAGTGGCTGCGCCGACGTGTGGAAGACGGCCCACAGTTCACCTACTGGGATTCAACCGGCACGGCGTCGTCTCAGTACCGCAGCGCCTACACCGCAGAAGTCCACCACCCTGCGCTAGCTGACCTCATCTGG GAGAGAATCAAGGACTGGGTTATTAAAGAGGTCACGATctctgaagacgacgaagcccGAGCCGAGCGCGACCTCGTTGGCGACTGGATTGCCTGCGGAGTGAATCCGCATCTCCTTTTTGCAAG GTACACGGACGGTGCTCACTTCGGGCCCCACACAGATGGGTGCACAGCTCTCGACTTCAACACACGCACGCTATGGCCTGCCGTTCTCTATTTGAACGATGTCGCTG ATGGAGGAGAAACCCTGGTAATTGACGACGCACAGAAAACCGAGCCGATGGTGCGCGACAAAGCAGGAAG ACACACAGCGGACCCTCGGCTGATCGTCGACGCAGTAGAGGCGCGGACCGGGCGGATGCTGTTATTCTACCATACTCAG ATGCACGAGGGAAGGCGGGTCGGACCAGGAGCGAGTAAATACATTATTCGGACAGATGTTCTGTACCGCCGAAAA ACACCTCTTCTGACGGCCCCGCAAGATCAGGATGCCTATGCgctgtggcggcgcgcagagctcCTTGCGGAAGAGGGTCAGACGGACGAGGCTGCTGCTCTTTTTCGGAGAAGTCTCAAGCTTTCCCCTGATCTAGCGGCAATTTATGGAATGGCTTAA
- a CDS encoding putative phosducin (encoded by transcript BESB_006650): protein MSTTNPEIRDTEWDALQRKFGNLPKLPDVVTEEQLTREVVDAAEKVDSLANKSVRELNELEDDVEEDVLERYRRKRFEEIQQRKKLERFKNKQGTWVVVHLYQNAVPACKAVNEVLPQLAQRHRDIKFMKGIATDIIPNYPDSKVPTMLLYWAGTCRAQVVGLQKEWTLDEAGHTSGKLATLPGLEKFLSKYGVIKRGDAISRDDSDAGSADDESSRGARHLRISYGQAGARRRGGNEDESDDEKDRAKEKGYSSVAFDRKVQRGY, encoded by the exons ATGTCCACCACAAATCCCGAAATCCGTGACACAGAGTGGGACGCGCTCCAGCGCAAGTTCGGAAACTTGCCCAAGCTGCCAGATGTCGTCACAGAGGAGCAACTGACGCGCGAAGTCGTCGACGCGGCTGAGAAAGTCGACTCGCTTGCGAACAAGAGCGTCCGCGAGCTGAACGAACTCGAAGACGACGTCGAAGAGGACGTTCTCGAGAGATACCGGCGCAAGCGCTTCGAGGAGATccagcagagaaagaaacTCGAAAGgttc AAGAACAAGCAAGGCACGTGGGTCGTGGTGCACTTGTATCAAAACGCCGTGCCTGCGTGCAAAGCCGTGAACGAggtgctgccgcagctcgcgcagcgccaccgAGATATCAAGTTCATGAAGGGCATCGCGACAGACATCATCCCCAACTACCCAGACTCCAAGGTCCCGACGATGCTGCTCTACTGGGCAGGCACCTGCCGCGCTCAGGTGGTCGGTCTGCAGAAAGAATGGACACTCGACGAAGCGGGGCACACCAGCGGAAAACTCGCTACGCTGCCGGGGCTAGAGAAATTCCTCT CGAAATACGGTGTCATCAAACGCGGGGACGCCATCAGCAGAGATGATAGtgacgcaggcagcgccgacgatgagagcagccgcggagccAGGCATTTGCGCATTTCGTACGGCCAGGctggagcgaggagacgcggaggaaacgaggacgaaagcgacgacgaaAAAGACAGAGCCAAGGAGAAAGGATACTCGTCTGTTGCGTTCGATCGGAAGGTGCAGCGCGGATACTGA
- a CDS encoding hypothetical protein (encoded by transcript BESB_006610) has translation MTAEDAKKPFGDSSPPQEPVSTSSPPSLLTKSSSALSSSRNVPSYSPCPPEHAPPLSSASSHSPQGRPLGPGCGCKGIRRCLLCAALSRYSPRAPAERQQTQGRQTGGALESPDVSSLRSALGEDCFSAAGSSPSSSPCSPDASRAPSASHPAGSALCPSAASPEAFNSAGACLLEAKHRVDRRPPSFLQCACTCRMPSPGPSLLRGASERGDEGLGGQQRSEEETSSAVKRLPQPEGSLEGDEERQEGASGRWRKPTRPRKETGAPVQDEDAVRTPRRGGGDRLPLVWAHRTDSDVKKKWGEQGGGARAQRQGECGEEAAAFRERECLTLCFLWCPRCRALHRQVAEPACAADLLEPEGPPLTTARGDPAPHADAAAGGETGGGGTRRQGRSENEETCDWLRSGLCVRIEDEEEGPLEPQRGGTVWSEEEARETLESGAPKTASPPPSSFPIPFLTNVEIVRAVRRLLRGATPPARETHAAEGPSEAGGGCGSGRGDGGRLEYGEGVTGGAAGNRATAASSRAFARTPLWGCSRGGRGEAQLAEKEEEELLTRLLALEEDAGCSGGAAAEAGYPVAEGGGARGTRDKAQPPFVFIQRKDVSGQPFGVFLLSAAVTREEEDAILSWADHAAAGETESGKGEAEEAEEAEEARGAEAEEARGAEAEEARGAEAEEARGAEAEEARGAEAEEGESNGVVNGVLSGGGREREGAGCGLKGRIPEEHGFWALSQSGRRKIDFGPKVNFKKKRVKVGKFNGLPPFAERLLSPAQPDTAPESLSPPASTPVLSCDSSSRASSAASAGGASSLPAASSPGHLCGRPYSAPGGEASRAFCRTLLSDFQPVELCLLEYSPNRGSHIEEHFDDCWLWGPRLVTFNLVSAAVLAFTSPAFCVPREAFENARLQILARLPAAERERDARSHGRAAASPSSAEACPQAPHSAAQAACGRVQVEVRFVLPPRSLVVFEGHCRYTWAHAIRPHHIFSRRVAVTLRELAPEFLPGGKSEEVGQTLLSLAASFCGSPVNDLGKESA, from the exons ATGACGGCtgaagacgcgaaaaagcCCTTTGGCgactcctctccgccgcaaGAGCCCGTGTcgacttcctcgcctccttcgctcctCACAAagtcctcctctgcgttgtCGTCCTCGCGTAACGTTCCTTCGTACTCTCCATGCCCGCCTGAacacgcgcctccgctttcctcggcctcctcccACTCTCCCCAAGGTCGTCCCTTGGGGcctggctgcggctgcaAAGGTATCCGCCGCTGTCTGCTGTGCGCAGCGCTGAGTCGTtattcgccgcgcgcgccagcggagcgccagcagacgcaggGGCGACAGACAGGCGGTGCTCTCGAGAGCCCAGACGTCTCGTCTCTCCGTTCTGCCTTGGGGGAAGactgcttctctgcggcggggtCTTCGCCGTCATCATCGCCTTGCTCTCCAgatgcttctcgcgcgccttcggcttCTCATCCAGCGGGCTCTGCGCTATGCCCCtcggcagcgtcgccggaggccttcaactctgcaggcgcctgtCTGCTCGAGGCGAAGCATCGCGTCGACCGGCGCCCTCCAAGTTTTCTGCagtgtgcatgcacatgtCGCATGCCGTCCCCGGGGCCTTCGCTTCTCCGGGGCGCCTCTGAGAGAGGTGACGAAGGGCTCGGCGGACAGCAgcggagcgaggaggagacgtCTTCAGCAGTGAagcgcctcccgcagccAGAAGGGAGtctcgagggagacgaagagagacaggagggCGCGTCCGGGCGATGGAGAAAGCCCACGCGAccgcggaaggagacggGCGCACCGGTgcaggacgaagacgcggtgcgaacgccgaggcgcggcggaggggatAGGCTGCCGCTCGTGTGGGCACATCGCACCGATTCCGACGTGAAGAAGAAATGGGGTGagcaggggggcggcgcgcgtgcgcagcgccagggagagtgcggagaagaggctgcggcctTCAGGGAGAGAGAATGCCTCaccctctgcttcctctggtGTCCAAGGTGTCGCGCGTTGCACCGCCAGGTCGCCgagcccgcctgcgcggcagacCTCCTGGAGCCCGAGGGCCCCCCCCTCAcgaccgcgagaggcgacccCGCCCcgcacgcggacgcggcggctggaggAGAGACTGGAGGCGGGGGGACAAGGAGACAAGGCAGAAgcgaaaacgaagagacgTGCGATTGGCTTCGCTCGGGGCTCTGCGTGAGGatcgaggacgaagaggagggtCCCCTCGAGCCCCAGAGAGGCGGAACGGTCTGGtctgaggaggaggcgcgcgagacgctggaGAGCGGAGCGCCGAAgaccgcgtctccgccgccgtcgtccttTCCTATCCCATTCCTCACAAACGTCGAGATCGTCCGCGCGGTGCGGCGGCTCCTGAGGGGTGCGACGCCcccggcgcgagagacgcacgcggcagAAGGGCCTTcagaggcaggaggcggctgcggatccgggaggggcgacggcggcagactGGAGTACGGAGAAGGCGTGActggaggagctgcaggaaaccgagcgacggcagcctcttcgcgcgcgtttgCGCGGACGCCCCTGTGGGGCTGCTCgagaggaggccgaggagagGCTCAGCtagcagagaaagaggaagaagaacttCTTAcgcggcttctcgctctcgaagaagacgcaggctgcagcggaggagccgcagcggaggcagggTATCCCGTGGCGGAAGGTGGGGGCGCCCGGGGCACTCGAGAcaaggcgcagccgcccttTGTCTTCATTCAGAGAAAAGACGTTTCAGGGCAGCCGTTCGGCGTCTTTCTGTTGTCCGCCGCCGtgacgcgagaagaagaagacgccatTCTCTCCTGGGCCGATCACGCGGCAGCTGGGGAGACCGAGAGCGGgaaaggcgaggcagaggaggcagaggaggcagaggaggcgaggggagcggaggcagaggaggcgaggggagcggaggcagaggaggcgaggggagcggaggcagaggaggcgaggggagcggaggcagaggaggcgaggggagcggaggcagaggagggcgagtcGAACGGAGTGGTGAATGGAGTGTTGAGTGGAGGCGgtcgagagcgagaaggagctGGCTGCGGATTAAAGGGACGGATTCCAGAAGAGCATGGATTCTGGGCGCTGTCGCAGTCAGGCAGGAGGAAGATCGACTTCGGCCCCAAAGTCAACTTCAAAAAGAAGCGCGTCAAAGTGGGGAAGTTCAACGGGCTCCCCCCTTTCGCAGAGCGTCTCCTCTCACCCGCTCAGCCCGACACCGCGCCAGaatctctgtctcctccggctTCGACTCCTGTTTTGAGTTGCGATTCTTCGTCTCGAGCGTCTTCTGCTGCATCTGCCGGCggagcttcttctctccctgcggcctcctcaCCAGGGCACTTATGCGGGCGACCGTATTCTGcgccaggcggcgaggcgtctcgcgccttctgcaggaCGCTGCTGAGCGACTTCCAGCCCGTGGAGCTGTGTTTGTTGGAGTACTCTCCGAATCGGGGGTCGCACATTGAGGAGCACTTTGACGATTGCTGGCTTTGGGGGCCGCGGTTGGTCACGTTCAATCTCGTTTCCGCGGCCGTCCTCGCCTTTACCAGCCCCGCTTTTTGCGTGCCGCGGGAAGCCTTCGAAAACGCCCGACTCCAGATtctggcgcgtctgccggcagccgagagagaacgagacgcgcgcagccacgggcgcgcggctgcctccccctcctctgcagaggcgtgcCCGCAGGCACCgcacagcgccgcgcaggccgcctgcggcagagTGCAGGTGGAGGTTCGCTTcgtgctgcctccgcggagtctcgtcgtcttcgaggGACACTGCAGATACACCTGGGCGCACGCGATTCGGCCTCACCACATCTTCTcacggcgcgtcgccgtcacgCTTCGTGAGCTCGCCCCCGAATTCCTCCCCG GAGGGAAGAGCGAGGAGGTGGGTCAGacgctcctctcgctcgctgcgtcgttCTGCGGCAGTCCTGTGAACGACTTAGGCAAGGAGTCTGCGTGA
- a CDS encoding serpin (serine proteinase inhibitor) superfamily protein (encoded by transcript BESB_006620), which translates to MFSSIFSRLSSAFVGQEGQGGEPNKMVSLTGPSAELQLAVKAQRARARGGETNFVLSPFSVLLVFAMAMRGANGPTLREMQSFLKLSHLPALPQLDTEGYPPGQAPQLALGNRVYVQHDLESNPHFKKYVELLKKESADKIDAAAIDFSDVAKAVEEINAYVAKHTNDHIKNLLKGNDVSALTRLVLVSAMFFKSAWEKQFPHSATKKGTFHALKEGQHVAQQVDMMTVMLEDSPVFLKQSQQLTAIALKYAEPSLRMYIIQPHDVEDLATIFDKEKSAEKGIPYIETLVAEMNSEETAEAYWGKHIRLTMPKFSLRAEDNREDLIPLFRDLLKIKDMFDPAKADFSKITGDKELFVSSYLHAADISVDEDGTVATAATAMAIMLRSMPMPREVVDLVINRPFIFQIRYSPSEVLDGSRDTVLFSGQIVDVAAAQAKAHETRAREAGEVAPEDEEKDDE; encoded by the exons ATGTTCTCTTCCATAttctcgcgtctctcctctgcttttGTGGGGCAGGAAGGTCAAGGAGGAGAACCGAACAAGATGGTGTCCCTGACAGGCCCGTCCGCAGAACTGCAGCTAGCCGTCAAGGCTCAGCGTGCGCGCGCCCGTGGCGGCGAAACGAACTTTGTTTTGTCGCCTTTTTCGGTCTTGCTCGTGTTCGCCATGGCCATGCGCGGCGCGAATGGCCCGACGCTGCGCGAAATGCAGAGCTTCCTCAAGCTGTCGCACCTCCCGGCGCTGCCTCAACTCGACACAGAAGGCTACCCACCTGGGCAGGCTCCGCAGCTTGCGCTGGGCAAccgggtgtacgtacagcacGATTTGGAGAGCAACCCGCACTTCAAGAAGTACGTGGAGTTGTTGAAGAAGGAGTCTGCAGACAAGATCGACGCTGCGGCTATTGACTTCTCGGATGTCGCCAAGGCTGTGGAAGAGATCAACGCGTACGTCGCCAAACATACGAATGACCATATCAAGAATTTGCTCAAGGGCAACGATGTTAGTGCTCTGactcgcctcgtcctcgtgAGTGCGATGTTCTTCAAGAGTGCGTGGGAGAAACAGTTCCCTCACAGCGCGACAAAGAAGGGAACCTTCCACGCCCTCAAGGAGGGACAGCACGTCGCGCAACAAGTTGATATGATGACTGTTATGCTGGAGGACTCGCCCGTCTTTCTCAAGCAAAGCCAACAGCTGACGGCGATCGCCCTGAAGTATGCGGAGCCGAGCCTTCGCATGTACATCATCCAGCCTCACGATGTGGAAGACCTCGCGACGATCTTTGACAAGGAAAAGAGCGCAGAAAAGG GCATTCCGTACATCGAGACGCTTGTGGCGGAGATGAACAGCGAAGAGACTGCGGAGGCATACTGGGGCAAGCACATCCGTTTGACAATGCCCAAGTTTAGCCTGAGGGCGGAGGATAACCGCGAAGACTTGATTCCGCTTTTCCGCGATCTGCTTAAGATCAAGGATATGTTCGacccggcgaaggcggattTCTCGAAGATCACCGGCGACAAAGAGCTGTTTGTCTCCTCCTACCTGCATGCTGCGGATATCTCCGTGGATGAAGACGGGACTgtcgcgacagccgcgaccGCCATGGCCATCATGCTGCGGAGCATGCCGATGCCGCGGGAAGTCGTCGACTTGGTGATCAACCGTCCGTTCATTTTCCAGATTCGCTACTCACCTTCCGAAGTGCTagacggcagccgcgacaCCGTTCTCTTCAGCGGGCAGATCGTAGacgtcgcagctgcgcaggcaaAGGCCCACGAgacccgcgcccgcgaggctggAGAGGTGGCGCCCGAGGATGAGGAGAAGGATGACGAGTAA
- a CDS encoding hypothetical protein (encoded by transcript BESB_006640), protein MSPFSARSPANALTFVSPPRGLPPSPLSTISAAGRGSRGSKFGLPPSSGLVRGARPPWNGQIPGSQGIHPITWGRGHGHDDTEVLAQFSAFPPSQRPSTSGGPAAGSRPGTSTSSAYGPGSPALSELSATISSGALVRAGTTQELSAYQTEGCSVPPLLLPAPPEGDEFARYYVFDWDNTLCPTDWLCQLYGQSGLNLYISKKPCQALSSPALKSKMDLLQTSVRRLLLKCKEKGEIAIVSNATSVGLIKTLGLLPLIHRTVDELRIAVVSARDMCEPHGLPLEEWKDTALIQMLVDFAGRHVNHKLSVMTIGDQDFEHIALHNASEYLQTQFGRDSHPKCIKYVESPSIDAVTKQTAIFTELVDQFADNESGTYLMEQDGAMTRP, encoded by the exons ATGTCACCTTTCTCTGCTAGGAGCCCGGCGAATGCGCTAACATTTGTGTCACCACCTCGGGGACTTCCACCTTCGCCACTGTCCACCATCTCTGCGGCCGGTAGGGGTTCTCGTGGCTCGAAATTTGGTCTGCCCCCGTCGAGTGGTCTTGTCAGGGGGGCTCGCCCGCCGTGGAATGGGCAGATTCCAGGGAGCCAAGGAATACACCCCATTACGTGGGGTCGTGGTCACGGGCACGACGATACCGAGGTTCTCGCTCAGTTCTCAGCGTTCCCGCCTTCTCAGCGCCCGAGTACGTCCGGCGGTCCCGCCGCTGGGTCGCGGCCAGGCACAAGCACTTCCTCAGCATATGGGCCTGGAAGTCCAGCGCTCTCCGAATTGTCGGCAACTATCAGCTCTGGTGCTCTTGTAAGAGCGGGCACGACACAGGAGCTTAGCGCCTACCAGACTGAGGGTTGCAGCGTGCCGCCGCTTCTACTGCCTGCACCTCCGGAGGGAGATGAATTTGCCAGGTACTATGTATTCGACTGGGATAATACGCTCTGTCCCACCGACTGGCTGTGCCAGTTGTACGGTCAGAGCGGCTTGAATCTTTACATTAGTAAGAAGCCTTGCCAGGCTCTCAGTTCTCCCGCATTGAAGTCCAAGATGGACCTCCTGCAAACCAGTGTGCGAAGATTACTGCTCAAGTGCAAAGAGAAAGGCGAAATCGCAATCGTGTCCAATGCGACAAGCGTTGGGCTCATCAAGACACTCGGACTCCTTCCTCTCATTCACCGAACTGTGGATGAGCTCC GCATCGCGGTTGTATCCGCTCGTGATATGTGCGAACCTCACGGCCTGCCTTTAGAGGAGTGGAAGGACACAGCCCTCATTCAGATGCTTGTTGATTTCGCAGGGCGGCATGTTAACCACAAACTGTCAGTAATGACAATCG GTGACCAAGACTTCGAGCACATCGCGCTCCACAATGCGTCGGAGTACCTTCAAACGCAATTCGGGCGCGATTCTCACCCAAAATGTATCAAATACGTCGAGTCTCCAAGCATTGATGCCGTTACGAAGCAAACTGCAATTTTTACAGAGCTCGTTGACCAGTTTGCCGACAACGAGAGCGGAACATACCTTATGGAACAGGATGGAGCCATGACAAGGCCTTAG